The following are encoded together in the Bradyrhizobium algeriense genome:
- a CDS encoding DNA polymerase III subunit chi — MTEILFYHLQGMSLESVLPPLLEKSLERGWRVVVQSTSPERTEALDAHLWTYSDDSFLPHATWRAGDAQDQPIILSIEDGNPNRANVRFLIDNAALPADCDSYERVVLVFNGDDDDALTAARGAWADCKARGFELTYWQADERGRWQRRQ, encoded by the coding sequence ATGACGGAAATCCTGTTCTATCATTTGCAGGGCATGTCGCTCGAAAGCGTATTGCCGCCGCTCCTGGAAAAATCGCTCGAGCGCGGCTGGCGCGTGGTCGTGCAATCGACTTCGCCGGAGCGCACCGAGGCGCTCGATGCGCATTTGTGGACCTACAGCGACGATTCGTTCCTGCCGCACGCGACATGGCGCGCCGGCGATGCGCAGGACCAGCCCATCATTCTCTCGATCGAGGACGGCAACCCGAACCGGGCCAATGTCAGGTTCCTGATCGACAATGCGGCGTTGCCGGCCGATTGCGACAGCTACGAAAGGGTGGTGCTGGTCTTCAACGGCGACGATGATGACGCGCTGACCGCGGCGCGCGGGGCTTGGGCCGATTGCAAGGCGCGGGGGTTCGAACTGACTTATTGGCAGGCCGATGAGCGGGGCCGGTGGCAGCGGCGGCAATAG
- the ndk gene encoding nucleoside-diphosphate kinase, producing the protein MAIERTFSIIKPDATERNLTGAVNALIEKAGLRIVAQKRIRMTREQAETFYAVHKARPFFGELVDFMTSGPVVVQVLEGEGAVLKYRDVMGATDPSKAADGTIRQVHAKSIGENSVHGSDAPETAAIEIAQFFSGNEIVG; encoded by the coding sequence ATGGCGATTGAACGCACTTTCTCGATCATCAAACCGGACGCGACCGAGCGCAATCTGACTGGCGCCGTCAACGCGCTGATCGAGAAGGCCGGGCTCCGTATCGTGGCCCAGAAGCGCATTCGCATGACCCGCGAACAGGCGGAAACCTTCTACGCCGTTCACAAGGCGCGTCCGTTCTTCGGCGAACTGGTCGACTTCATGACCTCGGGGCCGGTCGTGGTGCAGGTGCTGGAAGGCGAGGGCGCCGTACTGAAATATCGCGACGTGATGGGCGCCACCGATCCGTCGAAGGCGGCGGACGGCACGATCCGTCAGGTCCACGCGAAGTCGATCGGCGAGAACTCGGTGCACGGTTCGGATGCACCGGAGACCGCCGCGATCGAAATCGCGCAGTTCTTTTCGGGCAACGAAATCGTCGGCTGA
- a CDS encoding TerC family protein has product MNWLWQILDPATISAFFTQFQAEMQQPAFWVALGKIMWINILLSGDNALVIAMACRGLPPRQRFWGMVLGAGVAVLLRIIFTGIVVTLMGLPFLKLVGGLALLFIAAKLLVPEHEDEGGVDAAAHLWAAVQIVAIADIVMSLDNVIAVAAAANGSIPLLVIGLAISVPLIVAGAALIMALLTRLPALVWAGAGLLGWIAGEVMATDPVVQPPLHAFFNGPVGVGLDGVLKSLGMAPQFANGGHGGEVILGIIGIIIVLVAGAIWRKRKLQGVEHSATA; this is encoded by the coding sequence GTGAACTGGCTGTGGCAAATTTTAGATCCTGCGACGATCTCGGCGTTCTTCACCCAGTTTCAGGCCGAGATGCAGCAGCCGGCATTCTGGGTAGCGCTCGGCAAGATCATGTGGATCAACATCCTGCTGTCAGGTGACAACGCGCTTGTCATCGCGATGGCGTGCCGCGGGCTGCCGCCACGCCAGCGGTTCTGGGGCATGGTCCTTGGCGCCGGCGTCGCCGTTCTGCTGCGCATCATCTTCACCGGCATCGTCGTGACCTTGATGGGGCTGCCATTCCTCAAGCTGGTCGGCGGTCTTGCGTTGCTCTTCATCGCAGCGAAGCTCCTGGTGCCTGAACACGAGGACGAGGGCGGCGTGGACGCGGCTGCGCATCTGTGGGCAGCCGTGCAGATCGTCGCGATCGCCGACATCGTGATGAGCCTCGACAACGTCATTGCAGTTGCCGCGGCCGCCAATGGCAGCATTCCCCTGCTTGTTATCGGGCTCGCCATCAGCGTTCCCCTGATCGTCGCTGGTGCCGCGCTGATCATGGCGTTGCTGACGCGCCTGCCGGCGCTGGTGTGGGCCGGTGCGGGCTTGCTCGGCTGGATCGCCGGCGAGGTGATGGCGACGGATCCCGTGGTGCAGCCGCCGTTGCATGCGTTCTTCAACGGTCCGGTCGGTGTCGGCCTCGATGGTGTCCTCAAGTCGCTCGGCATGGCGCCGCAGTTCGCCAATGGCGGGCATGGCGGCGAGGTGATCCTTGGAATCATCGGCATCATCATCGTGCTCGTCGCTGGGGCGATCTGGCGAAAGCGCAAGCTGCAGGGCGTCGAGCATTCCGCCACGGCGTAG
- a CDS encoding leucyl aminopeptidase, with amino-acid sequence MSDAVKVGFVTFSAAPRGVLVVFCDDALKFGEATRKALGKAADTVKRAAAANQFKGKSGSTLDIPAPDGIKAERLIVVGVGKTADIKEKDFLKFGGVTAGKLNAASESVTVIAELPEAAMQGDAAAAIASGIRLRAYKFDRYKTKKKDGENGALRADISIAVSDVAAARKALAPASHIVDGVIIARELVNEPPNVLYPVEFARRASQLKKLGVEVEVLDVKAMKKLGMGALLGVAQGSTQPGRTVIMRWNGGKKGDQPVAFIGKGVCFDTGGISIKGAASMEDMKGDMGGAACVVGLMHALAARKAKVNAVGAIGLVENMPDGNAQRPGDIVTSMSGQTIEIINTDAEGRLVLADVLWYVAKKFKPKFMVDLATLTGAIMVALGTEYAGMFSNNDELAERLSKIGTETGERVWRMPLGPEYDKQIDSQFADMKNTGGRHGGSITAAQFLQRFVDDTPWAHLDVAGTAMGAPKTDINHSWGSGYGVRLLDRLVAEYYEATK; translated from the coding sequence ATGTCCGACGCCGTCAAGGTCGGCTTTGTCACTTTTTCCGCCGCGCCTCGTGGCGTTCTCGTGGTGTTTTGCGATGACGCATTGAAGTTCGGCGAGGCGACGCGCAAGGCGCTGGGGAAGGCGGCCGATACCGTCAAGCGGGCGGCGGCCGCCAACCAGTTCAAGGGCAAGAGCGGGTCGACGCTCGATATCCCGGCGCCGGACGGAATCAAGGCGGAGCGCCTGATCGTGGTCGGTGTCGGCAAGACGGCCGATATCAAGGAGAAGGATTTTCTCAAATTCGGCGGCGTGACGGCGGGCAAGCTCAACGCCGCCAGCGAATCGGTCACCGTGATCGCCGAACTGCCCGAGGCGGCGATGCAGGGCGATGCCGCCGCTGCCATCGCGTCGGGCATCCGGCTGCGCGCGTACAAATTCGACCGCTACAAGACCAAGAAGAAAGACGGCGAGAACGGCGCGCTTCGCGCTGACATTTCGATCGCCGTTTCGGATGTCGCCGCCGCGCGCAAGGCGCTTGCGCCCGCATCCCATATCGTAGACGGCGTGATCATCGCACGCGAACTCGTCAACGAGCCGCCGAACGTTCTCTATCCCGTGGAATTCGCGCGCCGCGCGAGCCAGCTCAAGAAGCTCGGCGTCGAAGTCGAAGTGCTCGACGTCAAGGCGATGAAGAAGCTCGGCATGGGCGCCTTGCTCGGCGTCGCGCAGGGCTCGACGCAGCCCGGCCGCACCGTGATCATGCGCTGGAATGGTGGCAAGAAGGGCGATCAACCCGTTGCTTTCATTGGCAAAGGCGTTTGCTTCGATACCGGCGGTATCTCCATCAAGGGCGCCGCCAGCATGGAAGACATGAAAGGCGACATGGGCGGCGCGGCCTGCGTGGTCGGGTTGATGCATGCGCTGGCGGCGCGCAAGGCAAAGGTCAACGCGGTCGGCGCCATCGGCCTGGTCGAGAACATGCCCGACGGCAACGCCCAGCGTCCCGGCGATATCGTCACCTCGATGTCGGGGCAGACCATCGAAATCATCAACACCGACGCCGAAGGCCGGCTCGTGCTGGCCGATGTGCTCTGGTATGTGGCGAAGAAGTTCAAACCTAAATTCATGGTCGATCTTGCGACACTCACCGGCGCGATTATGGTCGCGCTCGGAACCGAATATGCCGGCATGTTCTCCAATAACGACGAGCTGGCGGAACGGCTGAGCAAGATCGGAACCGAAACCGGCGAACGCGTCTGGCGCATGCCGCTTGGTCCCGAATACGACAAGCAGATCGATTCGCAGTTTGCCGACATGAAGAATACCGGCGGGCGCCATGGCGGTTCGATCACCGCCGCGCAGTTCCTGCAGCGTTTCGTCGACGACACGCCGTGGGCGCATCTCGACGTCGCGGGAACCGCGATGGGTGCGCCGAAGACCGACATCAACCACAGTTGGGGTTCGGGTTACGGCGTTCGTCTTTTGGACCGATTGGTCGCGGAATATTACGAAGCCACGAAGTAG
- a CDS encoding ABC-F family ATP-binding cassette domain-containing protein: MLSITDISVRIAGRLLIDSSTVQIVPGARVGFVGRNGVGKSTLFHAIRGDLPTESGSITLPPRWRIGSLAQEAPDGPESLINVVLKADLERDALLHEAETADDPHRIAEIQTRLVDIDAHSAPARAAAILSGLGFSTADQARPCSEFSGGWRMRVALAATLFSAPDLLLLDEPTNYLDLEGTLWLEDHLANYPRTVIVISHDRDLLDTSVDQILHLDRGKLTLYKGSYSSFEEQRATREMLDAKHAKRQADERKRLQAFVDRFKAKASKARQAQSRVKMLERMKPVTALVTQDVREITFPTPEKMLSPPIIAVDDVSVGYDPKKPVLNRVTLRIDTEDRIALLGSNGNGKSTLVKLLANKLAPFSGRITRAEKLSVGYFAQHQVDELNLDGSPYDHVRRLMPDAPETKVRGRTGAIGFSGKAGDTLVKSLSGGEKARLLLGLATFFGPNMIILDEPTNHLDIDSRAALAEAINDFPGAVIMVSHDRYLIEACADQLWVVANQTVTTYDGDLDDYRRMVLSIGDARSGSRERSKETARPERGKSERRSPLKQRIAVAEAEIERINGIIAKIDTALALPDLFTRDPKQAAQLSKARAGAESALRRAEEVWLEASSEFDEATG; this comes from the coding sequence ATGCTCTCAATAACGGATATTTCGGTCCGCATCGCCGGGCGGCTTTTGATCGACAGCAGCACGGTGCAGATCGTGCCCGGCGCACGCGTCGGCTTCGTCGGCCGCAACGGCGTCGGCAAGTCGACGCTGTTTCATGCGATCCGCGGCGACCTGCCGACCGAATCCGGCAGCATCACGCTGCCGCCCCGCTGGCGCATCGGTAGCCTGGCGCAGGAAGCGCCCGATGGGCCGGAAAGCCTGATCAACGTCGTGCTCAAGGCCGACCTGGAGCGCGACGCGCTGCTCCATGAAGCCGAAACCGCCGACGATCCGCACCGGATCGCCGAAATCCAGACCCGGCTGGTCGACATCGATGCGCATTCCGCGCCGGCGCGTGCGGCGGCGATCTTAAGCGGCCTCGGATTTTCCACCGCCGACCAGGCGCGGCCGTGTTCGGAATTCTCCGGCGGCTGGCGCATGCGGGTGGCGCTGGCGGCGACGCTGTTCTCTGCGCCGGACCTTCTGCTGCTGGACGAACCGACCAACTATCTCGATCTCGAAGGCACGCTGTGGCTGGAAGACCATCTGGCCAACTATCCGCGCACCGTGATCGTCATCAGCCACGACCGCGATCTGCTCGACACCTCGGTCGACCAGATCCTGCACCTCGATCGCGGCAAGCTGACGCTCTACAAGGGCAGCTATTCCTCGTTCGAGGAACAGCGCGCCACGCGCGAGATGCTGGACGCCAAGCACGCCAAGCGCCAGGCCGACGAGCGCAAGCGGCTGCAGGCCTTCGTCGATCGCTTCAAGGCCAAGGCTTCCAAGGCCCGCCAGGCGCAGTCCCGCGTGAAAATGCTGGAGCGGATGAAGCCGGTCACCGCGCTGGTGACGCAGGATGTGCGTGAAATCACGTTCCCGACGCCGGAGAAGATGCTGTCGCCGCCGATCATCGCCGTCGATGACGTCTCGGTCGGCTACGATCCGAAAAAGCCGGTGCTCAATCGCGTCACGCTGCGCATCGACACCGAGGACCGCATCGCCCTGCTCGGCTCCAACGGCAACGGCAAATCGACGCTGGTCAAGCTATTGGCCAACAAGCTGGCGCCTTTCTCCGGCCGGATCACACGGGCGGAAAAACTCTCGGTCGGCTATTTCGCGCAGCATCAGGTCGACGAACTCAATCTCGACGGCTCGCCCTACGACCACGTCCGCCGGCTGATGCCCGATGCGCCGGAAACCAAGGTGCGCGGCCGCACCGGCGCGATCGGGTTTTCCGGCAAGGCCGGCGATACCCTGGTCAAGAGCCTGTCCGGCGGCGAGAAGGCGCGGCTGTTGCTCGGGCTCGCCACATTCTTCGGCCCGAACATGATCATCCTCGACGAGCCGACCAACCATCTGGACATCGACAGCCGTGCGGCGCTGGCCGAAGCGATCAACGATTTTCCCGGCGCCGTCATCATGGTCTCGCACGACCGCTACTTGATCGAAGCCTGCGCCGATCAATTGTGGGTCGTCGCCAATCAGACGGTGACGACCTACGACGGTGACCTCGACGACTACAGGCGCATGGTGTTGTCGATCGGCGACGCACGCAGCGGTTCGCGCGAGCGGTCCAAAGAGACTGCAAGGCCGGAGCGCGGGAAGAGCGAAAGGCGATCGCCGCTCAAGCAGCGGATCGCCGTGGCCGAGGCCGAAATCGAGCGCATCAACGGCATCATCGCCAAGATCGACACCGCGCTTGCCTTGCCGGATCTGTTCACGCGCGATCCCAAGCAGGCCGCCCAGCTCAGCAAGGCGCGCGCCGGTGCTGAAAGCGCGCTACGGCGTGCCGAGGAAGTCTGGCTTGAGGCCAGTTCGGAATTTGACGAAGCGACAGGCTGA
- a CDS encoding sulfur globule protein precursor: protein MLRKLSLVAVAAASLGAAALAPTAASAGGWHHGGWHRHHHHGWGGPRVFIGGPAYYSGGYGGCYARRLVPTPWGPRWRLVNRCY from the coding sequence ATGTTACGCAAACTCTCGCTCGTTGCAGTGGCGGCAGCTTCGCTGGGTGCGGCCGCGCTGGCGCCGACAGCGGCCTCGGCCGGCGGCTGGCACCATGGCGGCTGGCACCGCCATCATCATCATGGCTGGGGCGGCCCGCGCGTCTTCATCGGCGGCCCGGCCTATTACAGCGGCGGATATGGCGGCTGTTACGCGCGGCGCCTGGTTCCGACCCCTTGGGGTCCGCGCTGGCGGCTGGTGAACCGCTGCTACTGA